From the Corynebacterium zhongnanshanii genome, the window ACCACGTCCTCCAGCACACGCGGGTTGGCTCCCACCTCTTCTTCCACAACCAGGCGCTCCGCGATCGAGAAGCCCTCGTCGGGACTCAACAGGTCCTCCATCATTTCCGTCACGGACGGGGTGACCGTCGCCAAGCCCATCAGGCGGCCTGCGGTCTCCGAGGACACCACCACAGAGTCCGCACCCGACTGGCGCAGCAGGTGGGAGTTATCGGATTCGCGCACGCTGGCGACGATGGTGGCCGACGGGGCAATCTCTCGAACGGACAATGTAATCAGCACGGCGGCGTCGTCCTGATTCGGGGCAACAACCACGGCGCGGGCACGGGTCACGCCAGCCAGCTTCAGGACATCGGAACGGGTGGCGGAACCCTGGACCGTCACCAGGCCCTGGGCGCTGGCGTGATCCAGCATGTCGCGGTCCACGTCGATCACAACGATCTGCGACGGGGAGACGCCGTCTGCAAGCAGCGCGGCAATGGCCGAACGGCCCTTCGTGCCGTAGCCAACAACAATGGTGTGATTACGCAAGTGCTTCCTCCAGCGGCGTAGTTGCAGCGTTTTCCGAGATTCTTCCGTCAACACGCTCAGCGTGGTTCCGACCAGAAGGATCAGGAACACAATGCGCATCGGTGTGATGACCAAGATGTTGATGAGGCGCGCGTGTTGAGAGATCGGCGCAATATCACCATAACCCGTAGTAGATAGCGATACTGCTGCATAGTACGTGGCGTCCACAAACGTGTACAGCCCCGAGTAGCCCGCACGATCCCAATACGCGATACCGGCCGTCGCGAACAGCAGAATCAGCGCATAGAAGAATCGGCGTGCGATCAACCACCACGGACTCTGGGCCACGGTATCCGGAATCCGGACGATACTCAGCAGCGCATGCGGCGGCAGCGAGTCCATCTCAGGATCCACCCGGAAGCGGTTCCTTAAGCTATCCCTCATCAGATCTCCGAGTCCTCGTGACAGGTAGTGGCGGTTGCAGGTATGGGTGCGTGGCTCATGTTACTTCTCCCGCAGGACAGAGGTGAAGTTCAGGTGCTCGTGCAGCTCGTCGGCGGTGGGCAGGTACTCCGGCTCGAAGGTCTCGTTGGTGCGCACATAGTGGAACGCCGCGCGGACATTCTCCGGGTCCACCGTCACGCCCAGCTGGGCGCTCAGCACCTTCGCCCACGCCAGCCGGTAGACCGCCAGCTGTGTGACCGCCGCAGCCATGTTCTCTGCCGTGGGTTTGCGACCCGTCTTCCAGTCCACGACCATCCAACCGGTGGTGGGATCCTCCCCATCCTTGAAGATGGCGTCGATCCGACCTTCGTACACGTGGCCTGCCAGCGTGACCGAGTAGGCGCCCTCCACCGCGTGTGGCGTGCGGTCCTTCCATTCCGAGCGCAGGAAAGCCTCTTTGAGTTTCTCCAGCTCCGGATCATTGAGCGTGGCATCGGCCGCCCCGGGCAGCTGGTCCTCATCGAGCAGACTGGTGGTGCCGTAGTAATTCTCCAACCACGTGTGGAAGGCCGTTCCCCGCTTGGCGTAAGGCTGCGGCTCCATCGGAACCGGCCGGCGGCGCCTGCGGGCGAACTCCTCCGGGTCGCGCTTGAGCGCCACCGCTTCTGTGGCGGTCAAGCGAATATCCAGAGGGATAGACACCGTGGTGCGGGCGGACTGTTGGAACTCCTCGATGAGCAGGTCCGTCTCGCTGTTCCACGCACGGATCTGATCCGTGTCCGCGCCTGTATCTGTACCCTGTGATTCCTGAGGGCTGCGGGTGACCTGCTCGTAGAAGGCCGCGGCGTTGATCCTTTTCTCCGACGCCGGGCGCGGCCACGTCAACTCTTCCACCGACCCCTCGGGCTCCGGACCCAGCAGTCCTTCTTTCCTCCTCTCCTGATAGTCTTTGCGGTATTCGTTGAGCGCATCAGAGGGCCACATGAGTTCGGTTTCTCGGGAGTGCACCTGCTCCTTCTCGTAAGCCTTGATCGCCGAAGCACTCACCACTCCGCCCAGCGACGACCAGTGATCAATCTCCGGCACCTGCTCGAAGCTTCCCAGCCCCTCTTCCCCGGTGGGGACACCGTGCTTCGCGGCAAGGTGGTTACGCAGCA encodes:
- a CDS encoding potassium channel family protein, with product MRDSLRNRFRVDPEMDSLPPHALLSIVRIPDTVAQSPWWLIARRFFYALILLFATAGIAYWDRAGYSGLYTFVDATYYAAVSLSTTGYGDIAPISQHARLINILVITPMRIVFLILLVGTTLSVLTEESRKTLQLRRWRKHLRNHTIVVGYGTKGRSAIAALLADGVSPSQIVVIDVDRDMLDHASAQGLVTVQGSATRSDVLKLAGVTRARAVVVAPNQDDAAVLITLSVREIAPSATIVASVRESDNSHLLRQSGADSVVVSSETAGRLMGLATVTPSVTEMMEDLLSPDEGFSIAERLVVEEEVGANPRVLEDVVLGVVRSGELYRIDAAEAEAIEPGDRILYVRSNTGPEEILS